The genomic DNA ACCTACTATCTTAAATCATATTGAAAAGAGATTTGACTGTGTATAAAATGGTTCAAAACATCTGTTGTCTATTTCTGTAAATTTCGTGCACAGGAACTATTTCCTAAATTCATATGTTGATTTATTTAGACAAAATCCTTTACATAAACCATTTTGGTGAACAAGGGTAAAACATTTGTCTAAAAGGAGGATAGTTGAAATCACCAAATAACTTTCAGGAGGGAAATTGATGAGAAAGTTTATTCAGCTGGTTATTGTTGTTCTATTGATGTTTGGTATGTTTGCACTTCAAGCCAATGATACTTTTGCATCTAAGAAAAGCAATGATAAAGTCATGACATTCAAAACCATGACGGGACATGTCCTAGATGGAAAAACGAATAAGTCAAAATTAAGTCAAGTTTTTCTCAGAAATTTCAGCATGACCCTCAACAACGGTTCATCAGAAATAAACGGAGATGTTTTGAATAAAAATCAAAAATTTGAATTATCTACGACCGGGTCTCTTTATCCCGTAAAAGGAAAGGGCGTGTATGCCAATAAGGTAATACTTGGTGAATATAACACGTCTTCTAAAATCAATTTGATACAGTTCAGAGTAGAAAAAGATGCTCGATCCACTCATTTAATACAGATGAATAAAGCCGATAAAGGAAAAACGATATTGTCTCTTACTTTAGAAGACATGGATACAGGTGATTTGTATGTTTTCCAAAAAACGATCAACACGAAAACATTCAACACACTATTAGAACGTGCAAACCAACATGTTGCTCTACAAAACCTCACTGAAAAGCAGCTAAATGAAAAGACCTCCTCCTTAATGAACTTCAATAACTTCAAAAAGAAAAATAAATCAAAAATGAAAAAATCAGAGAGTACAAAACAAAGCTTCGATTATGACTCTTCTACCGATAAAAATACGAAATCAGGATTTTCAGCGATGGCTGGAGCGTCCGTCAGCTATTACGATCTTGATAAAGTACTAAAAGATGTAAAACAATACGGAACGATTGATTTAGATAACTATAATGTTTCGCACAGTATTTTTAAAGATGGTGGTTGGAAGCAATATCATCAGTTGAGCACTCATCCTAGATTCTTCTATCACGCATCTACTCAAGAATACTCGGGGGCATATGGTTACTCCACTACTCAAATCAATTTTGTCGATGTAATCGCACAAACCTCTGGCAGTGACTCCTATGAGGTTCAGACGCAGCTTAAACACGCTATTATGCTTGACTATGATCATTACAGTCATGAATTATCAGTGGTGTATTACGCACTGGGATTGGAATTCAAAAATATCGAGCTAGCCATTAATAAGTTAAATGACAAGAATGTGTTCATTGACCGCTGGGTAAGCGGTATTCTAGAAGGTAGCCCAAGTTACGTAAAGGGCGCAATGTCCCTTGTACCATATGCCAGCACAGCTTATGGGTTATGGGATAATTTCACCACTAAAGAAACACATCAACTGAACACGCTTAAGACATTTGATAATACGTATGATAAACAATACCAACGACACAATGGAGAGGTCATAAGAGGGGTGTTAGGCGATTATAGCGGTTATTCCATGGAAGACGAGGGACAATATGCCATTCTAAGAGGTGGTATGTACACACCAACTACTTGGTCGTTGACATGGGGTTATTCATACACCGCATATAGCCGTTAAGTTGAGACTCACTCCCAATACTTTAAATCATTTACTTAAGGGCTGATTTCTAGCAATTGAAATCAGTCCTTTTTCTTATTTAGCCCGTACTAATTGAGAATGGCCCACAAAACATCTTTAACCTTCAAAAAGCTTGTCATTCCGCTCTTTATCAGGAGTATTGGAATATGGTACGATAAAAACATCAAAGAATCAGCTCTTAAAGATAGCATTTTTTATCAAAAATGATTATAATAAAGAATAGAAAGGGGTAGATAAGAATGCGTGAACAAGTCGAAGAGGTCCTTGATAAGTTACGCCCGTTCCTACTTCGTGACGGTGGAGACGTTGAGCTCGTCGATATCGAAGACGGAATTGTAAAAGTTCGTTTAATGGGAGCATGCGGAAGCTGCCCTAGTTCAACCATTACGCTTAAAGCTGGAATCGAACGTGCACTTCTAGAAGAAGTACCTGGCGTAACCGAATTAGAACAAGTATTTTAATGAATCGATCCAACATATAAAAAAACAAGGGGTTGTCCTTTCCGGACATCCCCTTTTGTTTTGCCGTCCATTCTCACCTGTTCCAGTTTACTGGGGTTTCAGGTTTTTCACCTAATAAAACATTTCGGATATTCCGGGACGTCAACCGGCACATCTCCATCCTCGTTTCAATGCTTGAGCTTCCGATATGCGGTAGGCAAACAACATTCGGAAGCTTCATGAGTGGGTGATCCTTTTGAATCGGTTCTTTTTCGAACACATCAAGTCCTGCTCCTGCAAGCTCCTTTTGTTCGAGCGCTTTTACCAGATCGTCTTCCACGACAGATCCTCCTCGTCCAGCATTGACGAAGATTGCATTCTTCTTCATTTTACTGAACACCTCACCATTAAACATTCCTGTTGTCTCAGGGGTCAAAGGTGTTAGATTCACAACAAAATCAGAGGTCTCAATCAATTCATCAAAGGATACATATTTTGCACCCAATTCTTGTTCAGCACGTTCATTTCTAGATCGGTTATGGTACTGGATATCCATTTCAAAACCGGTCGCTCGTTTTGCTACAGTCTCACCGATGCGGCCCATTCCGACAATACCGATTTTCTTATGATGGATATCATGCCCTGCAAGCAATAAAGGACTCCAATTCACCCATTTCCCATCAGCAATATAACGTTCTGCTTCAGTCACCCTTCTTGCTGCAGCCATCAGAAGCGCAAATGCTAAATCCGCAGTCGTATCCGTAAGAACATCTGGTGTATTGGTCACAATGACATTGTGCTCCGTTGCTGCATCAAGATCGATATTATCGTAGCCGACTGCTAGATTTCCGACGACCTTCAGGATTTTCGCCCTGTTCAACAACTCTCGGTCGATTTGATCGGTAAGCATTGTATATAAACCTGAAGCTTGTTCCGCTTCCTCCAAAAGAATATCCCTCGGAACGGGCTTGTCCTCATGATCCCACATTTTCACATCCGCTACTTCTCGGATTGCTTGGATTGTTTCTTCAGGAACTTTTCTGGTGATAAATACATAAGGGTTGTCCATTTCTACTCCACTCTCCTTGTCATAATTGGATATATGTACAGCAGGGGCGACCTTAAGACTAGTACTAACAAGGTCTACCCTACTCGAATTACGATTTGGTAAGCCAGCCGACAGGCTCGATGTTTACGACGCTCCTTGGTAACGAACTGATATTGAAGAAATTTTTCATGAAGGATTCATGGTTTTCTTCCACAGCCAGCACATATTTCAAGTTACCGAGCAAACTGTTTCGTTCATGGGATCGAGATGTATTGTAATACGATTCGACGACATCCAAATAAGTCGCTGGATACAACAGCCTTCCATAAAGGAGACGCCATCCTCCTCTAGTTAGAGGTTTCACTTGGGTGTAGTCATCTAAAAAGGATGCAATCTCACTCCCTGGTGCTTGTTGGGTTACAAGAAACCGAATGTATTCAGCTATATCCCGGACAGGATGATCGATGACTAGATTCATCGGCAATTTCATATATAGATTATGGTCTTCCTTGACTGGTATCCATGACCCTCCATGAAACCGCTCATGCGTTATGGTATAGCTTCCCTCTTCCTTCCCACCGCGATCCCACTCATAATCGACGATATATTGAATCGCATTTTCCGTCAAACCCTCATAGTACGGGAATGATTCGTAAAACAAAGCATCAAATTCACCTTGCGGACCATTGGCAGAAATGTGTTCGTACTTTTCCTTCAAATGATCCAGGCGTGATGCCCACAGGGTCACCCATTCATTGTATCGAAGTAAATCTTCACTCATCATGTTAAAATGCTCGCCCGCTTTATGGAATCGAGCGAGTTGCTTTCCGATCGTTCCCCTTTCCCCTTTTTCAAATTGCGGGAGTTCAAAAAGCAGTACGTCCTGTCCTTCTACCCTTGAAACCACCCTTCCCCTTTGGTTAGGGACCCAAACAGGCAGATCTTTTTCCCCTCTTTCCATCAAATACGATACGAGTGCTTGCATCTCTTGCAGATTTTGCTGATGGATATTTGGAGCAGGTACAAGAATATAGTATTTCCCTTGTGCTCGAAAGCCCTCGTATCCCCCAATATGAGTCTTCCGATCCACATATAGATTGAAATGGTGATATATTTCACGTTCTAACAATGGTTACACTCCCTCCCATTTTATAAGTAGTTTATGAAGAAACTGGGTGGAGTGTTTATCATTTATACGCAATTTTTGAATTTGTTCATAACATAACCTAAACACCATATACTAAAAAAGCATTCAGAAGGACTAAAACAGATAGGGGACATATATGATGCCAGAACAAAATAATACTCCTGAACCGCAAAGCAAGGTTGAGCAGAAAGCACGAACATGGTTGAAAGACCGCGGCGTATCTGAAGATGACATTGCTGAACTTGTCTATTATCTTCAAAAGCAATATCATCCAGAGCTGACTCTAGAAACGTGCAAGCATAATGTCGATCGCGTACTTGCTAAACGTGAAGTACAAAATGCGATTCTAACAGGGATCCAACTCGACGTTCTTGCTGAGGAAGGTAACCTTGAGGAGCCTTTACTTAGCATTTTAAGAAAAGATGAAGGGCTCTATGGAGTGGATGAAATCATCGCCTTATCCATCGTCAACATCTATGGATCAATCGGTTTTACCAATTATGGTTACATCGACAAGCAAAAACCAGGCATTTTAAAATACCTTAATGATAAGTCAACCGGCGAGTGTCATACATTCCTCGATGATATTGTAGGAGCGATTGCAGCTGCCGCTTCCAGCCGCCTTGCCCACAGCGCTTCAAATTCCGAGTAGAGTTGGTTTAGAAATCATCCAACTCTACTGCCATTTCTATTCTTTATGGACATCCCACAAATCGAGTGAATCGACGGTATATGTCGGCCGCTCATCCGGCGATATATCATCGACCTGTCTCGTTACCCCTGTATACACTAACAACGTATCAATCCCTGCATTCCTACCAGCTAGAATATCCGTGTGATAATTATCACCAATCATTAGGACGTGCTTTTTCGGTAGGTTCAGTTTCTGCATGGCCAATTCCATGATGATCGGTTCTGGTTTGCCAATGAAGACAGGATCAACTCCTGTTGATACAGCTACTACAGAGGTTAGCGCACCATTACCTGGAACAAGCCCACGATCTGTTGGAAAGGCGACATCCTTATTCGTCGAGAGCAATTTAGCTCCTTTCCGGACTGCCAAACAAGCTGTTTCCAGCTTCTGATACGTAAGACTCCGATCAATCCCCATAACAACGTAATCTGCTTCTTCATCTTCAACGATTTCACAGCCAGCACCTTCCAACGCATCCCGAAGACCTTGTTCGCCAATCATGAAGATTTTTGCCTTCTTCGTTTCACGTCTTATGTATTCCGCAGTAGCCATGGAAGAAGTAAATACATGCTCAGGTTGTGCAGGAACCCCGAATTTTTGTAAACGTTCCGTCACCTGTTGGCGTGTGTTTGCTGAATTGTTGGTAATGAAAAGATAAGGGGTTCCGTTCTCCTTCAAATCCTTTACGAAATCTACTGCTTCCTGGATTTGCTCTTTTCCCCGATACATCGTTCCGTCTAAGTCAATCAAATAACCTTTATATTTCATCGTTCCGTTCCTCCTGATCCATTTCATTTGTCGCAGGGTTCAACCTCACCTAAAGGGTTCCCTAAATGTCTTAACGGTATTGCTCCCCCTTTTAAGAACAAGAAAAAGCCACCAGTGAAGGTAGCTTGTACATGTCTATTCTTCTGGAAGGAAAGCACTTACCGGGCCTAATTCCTCTGTCAGGTATGTCCTTACCTGCTGAGGGAACGCCTTCATCGCATCTAAATTCTCCGTCAATGTTTGATGAACATGAGAATGATCGATCCGTGTGTAGGCTTGGACGAGTGGTTTACGAAGGGCGATGACTTTTTTGAGCTGATCTGCATGATCAGCCGGTACGACCTTCTCATCCTCTAAAATATCGATAATATCCTCATAGCTTCCTGGATCCCTCATGATGAATCCATCAATCATGCTGTTTCCTACATCCAGCATCGATTCAACCAGCATATGTGCAATTCGCTCGAGTGAATACATATCCTTTTTGCTCTCATCAAAAGTAGCATTTTCGAGGGTTTCCAAACAGTCACCCATGAATTGCAAGTGCTCTTCGATTTTCTTTCTATCAACAAAATACATCTTTCTCACCTTACTTCTCTTCCTTTTAGACTGAAGGGGTCGGAATCAGCCTTGGACGGGCAAAATAGAATCCTTGGACCATATGAACGCCGTTCCTTTTCATGACAGATGCTTCTTCTGCAGTCTCAATGCCTTCTGCTACAACGAGGGCATCCGCTTCCTTCGCAATAAGCAGCAGACCTTGCAGCATGGACTCTTTCAGCTTGTTCCCATCAATATTTTCAATTAATGAGCGATCTATTTTAATAATATCAGGACGGAGAGAAGAAATCGAATTTAAGCTAGCATAACCTGCCCCTGTATCGTCAAGGGCAATCCTGATCTTCCTTTCACGAAGTCCTTCGATCGTTTGTTTGAGATGAGGATATCGGTCAATCGATTCCCGCTCCGTAATTTCGAACACGATCTGAGCAGGATTGATATAAGAATTTTCAGCGATAATCGCATCTACATCCTCAATGAAATGTTTGTGCGCAATCGTCATCGGTGTCACATTGATAAACAATGTTTCGTGACCTTTCATCTGACGGAGAGCTTTTCTGATCACTAAAAGTTCAAGTGGATACAACAGGTTCGTTTGACGTGCCATGCTGAACAGCTGCAACGGATTTTGATAAATCGTATCCTCAGGCCCTCGCGTCAATACTTCCCAGGCTGTCACCTCCAACTGCTCAATGTCGATGATCGGCTGGGAATATAAATCTATATTTTCCCGTTCAATAATGTCCTTTATTTCATGTAGCATCAGGTTGTACTTTCCACCTAGACCCTTCTTGGCCATAACAAGTGCTTTCTGATAGGCACTTAGAAAAGTATGAAAGGGATTATCCGTTTCGTCATCCAATACCATATATCCAGTAAGAAAACTGTCTTGGTCCTCTTCTTTATAGGCGAAGAAATGTTTATTTATATTTTTCTTTATTTGTTCTATGTAGCTTTCAATCAGGCTGATGACCTGTTGTTCAGAGTCCAGTGATAGCAATAGGACGATATCATCCCCCCAGAATTGTTGCAGGAAGAGGATCTCTTCATCCTTTACTGTTTCGGTGACTACCTTCTTGAACTGTTGCCGGATGTCTCTTTCAAATTGTTGGACATACACCCTTCCGAATTGCTCGATTTGATGCTTATAAGTCTGCACATCAAACACGATTACGGCAGTCGTATTATCCTTTTTGTAGGCTTGATTCAAGATTGAGATGACCGGATTCCTCAACCAAAAATGGGGTGGGAAAAACCTGAGGCTCTGATTTGTTGCAAAAAGGTGCTTGAAAAATGCAAGCCATTCTTTCAGTTGATTGTTCAAGATTTACTCACCTCATGTCCTGCACCATAGTCCTTTTAGTGTACCATAAAAAATTGAATATTCTTAT from Pseudalkalibacillus sp. SCS-8 includes the following:
- a CDS encoding NifU family protein, translated to MREQVEEVLDKLRPFLLRDGGDVELVDIEDGIVKVRLMGACGSCPSSTITLKAGIERALLEEVPGVTELEQVF
- a CDS encoding D-glycerate dehydrogenase; amino-acid sequence: MDNPYVFITRKVPEETIQAIREVADVKMWDHEDKPVPRDILLEEAEQASGLYTMLTDQIDRELLNRAKILKVVGNLAVGYDNIDLDAATEHNVIVTNTPDVLTDTTADLAFALLMAAARRVTEAERYIADGKWVNWSPLLLAGHDIHHKKIGIVGMGRIGETVAKRATGFEMDIQYHNRSRNERAEQELGAKYVSFDELIETSDFVVNLTPLTPETTGMFNGEVFSKMKKNAIFVNAGRGGSVVEDDLVKALEQKELAGAGLDVFEKEPIQKDHPLMKLPNVVCLPHIGSSSIETRMEMCRLTSRNIRNVLLGEKPETPVNWNR
- the yutH gene encoding spore coat putative kinase YutH yields the protein MLEREIYHHFNLYVDRKTHIGGYEGFRAQGKYYILVPAPNIHQQNLQEMQALVSYLMERGEKDLPVWVPNQRGRVVSRVEGQDVLLFELPQFEKGERGTIGKQLARFHKAGEHFNMMSEDLLRYNEWVTLWASRLDHLKEKYEHISANGPQGEFDALFYESFPYYEGLTENAIQYIVDYEWDRGGKEEGSYTITHERFHGGSWIPVKEDHNLYMKLPMNLVIDHPVRDIAEYIRFLVTQQAPGSEIASFLDDYTQVKPLTRGGWRLLYGRLLYPATYLDVVESYYNTSRSHERNSLLGNLKYVLAVEENHESFMKNFFNISSLPRSVVNIEPVGWLTKS
- a CDS encoding phosphatidylglycerophosphatase A translates to MPEQNNTPEPQSKVEQKARTWLKDRGVSEDDIAELVYYLQKQYHPELTLETCKHNVDRVLAKREVQNAILTGIQLDVLAEEGNLEEPLLSILRKDEGLYGVDEIIALSIVNIYGSIGFTNYGYIDKQKPGILKYLNDKSTGECHTFLDDIVGAIAAAASSRLAHSASNSE
- a CDS encoding TIGR01457 family HAD-type hydrolase; translation: MKYKGYLIDLDGTMYRGKEQIQEAVDFVKDLKENGTPYLFITNNSANTRQQVTERLQKFGVPAQPEHVFTSSMATAEYIRRETKKAKIFMIGEQGLRDALEGAGCEIVEDEEADYVVMGIDRSLTYQKLETACLAVRKGAKLLSTNKDVAFPTDRGLVPGNGALTSVVAVSTGVDPVFIGKPEPIIMELAMQKLNLPKKHVLMIGDNYHTDILAGRNAGIDTLLVYTGVTRQVDDISPDERPTYTVDSLDLWDVHKE
- a CDS encoding DUF86 domain-containing protein, which produces MYFVDRKKIEEHLQFMGDCLETLENATFDESKKDMYSLERIAHMLVESMLDVGNSMIDGFIMRDPGSYEDIIDILEDEKVVPADHADQLKKVIALRKPLVQAYTRIDHSHVHQTLTENLDAMKAFPQQVRTYLTEELGPVSAFLPEE
- a CDS encoding EAL domain-containing protein is translated as MNNQLKEWLAFFKHLFATNQSLRFFPPHFWLRNPVISILNQAYKKDNTTAVIVFDVQTYKHQIEQFGRVYVQQFERDIRQQFKKVVTETVKDEEILFLQQFWGDDIVLLLSLDSEQQVISLIESYIEQIKKNINKHFFAYKEEDQDSFLTGYMVLDDETDNPFHTFLSAYQKALVMAKKGLGGKYNLMLHEIKDIIERENIDLYSQPIIDIEQLEVTAWEVLTRGPEDTIYQNPLQLFSMARQTNLLYPLELLVIRKALRQMKGHETLFINVTPMTIAHKHFIEDVDAIIAENSYINPAQIVFEITERESIDRYPHLKQTIEGLRERKIRIALDDTGAGYASLNSISSLRPDIIKIDRSLIENIDGNKLKESMLQGLLLIAKEADALVVAEGIETAEEASVMKRNGVHMVQGFYFARPRLIPTPSV